The following proteins come from a genomic window of Paenibacillus sp. CAA11:
- a CDS encoding YkvI family membrane protein — MRNILKIMQIAFTYIGTIVGAGFATGQEILRFFTQYGKWGTLAIVLSAALFIWLGTKMMLLAHDIRASSYEDLNRQLFGMKAGKWISLFTLIILIGVNSIMLAGAGSVFMEHLGLHYQTGLWITLIAAFLLLRNGIGAILQLNSIVVPLMLTFSLFIIGHTADLPTADRFLSLSTDKSLMAAWASPFMYTAFNLAMAQAVLVPIGSHTQNRQVLKWGGVIGGLGVGFMLLAGHFALSAHMPGITQFEIPMGSIARLLGTTIQLIYVMLIFMEIFSTFVADIYGMSLQLKQRTGLSERWLAPGIMAICYLTSQIGFSSLLSVLYPIFGMLSMVWVVMLILSPKDHRSE, encoded by the coding sequence ATGAGAAATATCTTGAAAATCATGCAGATCGCATTCACTTATATCGGTACGATTGTGGGTGCCGGATTCGCAACAGGCCAAGAGATCCTTCGATTTTTCACCCAATATGGAAAGTGGGGGACTTTGGCTATTGTCTTGTCAGCAGCTTTGTTCATCTGGCTTGGCACAAAAATGATGCTGCTCGCTCACGACATCCGGGCAAGTTCTTACGAAGATCTTAACCGGCAGCTGTTTGGCATGAAAGCCGGGAAATGGATCAGCCTGTTTACCCTCATCATTCTGATCGGAGTGAACAGCATCATGCTGGCAGGGGCCGGCTCTGTCTTCATGGAGCATCTCGGCCTTCATTATCAGACCGGCCTATGGATCACTCTAATCGCTGCCTTTCTATTACTGCGCAACGGTATAGGAGCTATCCTTCAGCTCAATTCCATTGTAGTCCCGCTTATGCTGACTTTCTCCCTCTTCATCATCGGCCATACAGCGGATTTACCTACGGCTGACCGCTTCTTAAGCCTGAGTACCGATAAAAGCCTGATGGCCGCCTGGGCCTCCCCTTTCATGTATACGGCCTTTAACCTGGCTATGGCTCAAGCCGTGCTGGTGCCTATCGGCAGTCATACACAAAATAGACAAGTGTTGAAATGGGGAGGCGTCATCGGCGGGTTAGGCGTAGGCTTTATGCTTCTGGCTGGGCATTTTGCTTTATCGGCCCATATGCCAGGCATCACCCAATTTGAAATACCTATGGGCAGCATCGCCCGACTGCTGGGTACTACCATACAGCTTATTTATGTCATGCTGATATTTATGGAAATCTTCAGCACTTTTGTAGCTGACATTTACGGTATGTCTTTACAGCTTAAGCAAAGAACAGGCCTGTCCGAACGATGGTTAGCACCAGGAATCATGGCCATATGCTATTTGACAAGCCAGATCGGCTTCAGCTCTCTGCTGTCCGTGCTATATCCGATCTTCGGCATGCTGAGCATGGTCTGGGTCGTTATGTTGATTCTCAGCCCTAAGGATCACCGTTCAGAATAG
- a CDS encoding DedA family protein has protein sequence MSAVMSYVAQYGYLAMYGLLALGFIGIPVPDETLVVVFGGLSAEGHFNFWIALLATFLGSMTGMMVSYSLGRGVGKPLLDRYGKWIFITPKRLAATEKWFLKFGNWTVLFGYFVPGLRQITSYLSGVYKLPLRTYVTFAGIGAAVWSFTFMYLGFTFGHHYRRIARFVHLHMWRITLLVLTLLIVVGLVVLIYRMFFRYADNK, from the coding sequence GTGAGTGCAGTAATGTCCTATGTTGCCCAGTACGGTTATCTTGCAATGTACGGCCTCTTAGCTCTGGGTTTTATAGGAATCCCCGTCCCGGATGAAACGTTGGTGGTTGTTTTTGGCGGTTTGTCTGCAGAAGGACATTTTAATTTTTGGATTGCGCTATTAGCGACATTTCTCGGAAGTATGACGGGGATGATGGTCAGCTATTCGCTCGGCCGGGGAGTTGGCAAACCGCTCTTGGACCGTTATGGGAAATGGATCTTCATCACCCCTAAGCGCCTGGCAGCAACAGAGAAGTGGTTTCTAAAGTTCGGGAACTGGACGGTTCTGTTTGGATACTTCGTTCCCGGACTCAGACAGATTACATCTTATTTGTCCGGCGTTTATAAGCTTCCTTTACGGACTTATGTTACTTTTGCTGGGATCGGAGCAGCCGTGTGGAGCTTTACATTTATGTATCTTGGCTTCACCTTTGGACATCACTATCGCCGTATTGCTCGTTTTGTTCACCTACATATGTGGAGGATTACTCTGCTTGTGCTAACCTTATTGATTGTGGTAGGTCTTGTTGTTTTGATCTATCGGATGTTTTTCAGATATGCGGATAATAAATAA
- a CDS encoding xanthine phosphoribosyltransferase, whose product MELLKKRILEEGTVVSDQVLLLDAILTHQVDPELTMEMGRAFADKFKDDGVTRIVTLESSGIAVAFATANELKVPMVFARRKRTLLADPDVLVERVPSFTKGIVTDILLSRQFISPSDRILFIDDIIANGDAARGLVRLVERSGAQLIGAGIVVEKTFQPGANALREQGIRLESLVKIKSLENGQVHFSE is encoded by the coding sequence ATGGAACTATTGAAAAAACGAATACTGGAAGAAGGCACGGTCGTATCCGACCAGGTGCTGCTGCTGGATGCCATCTTGACTCATCAGGTAGACCCAGAGCTTACAATGGAGATGGGAAGAGCTTTTGCGGACAAGTTCAAGGATGATGGGGTTACGAGAATTGTAACGTTGGAATCTTCCGGCATTGCTGTTGCTTTTGCCACAGCGAATGAGCTGAAGGTGCCCATGGTATTTGCCCGTAGGAAGAGAACCTTATTGGCAGATCCTGATGTGCTAGTGGAGAGAGTTCCGTCATTTACGAAGGGAATCGTCACCGATATTTTACTGTCCCGGCAGTTTATCTCGCCAAGTGATCGTATCTTGTTTATTGACGACATTATCGCTAATGGGGATGCAGCACGGGGCCTGGTTCGGCTTGTGGAACGTTCCGGCGCACAGCTCATAGGAGCGGGTATCGTGGTAGAGAAGACGTTCCAGCCAGGGGCTAATGCGTTAAGGGAACAGGGAATTCGTCTAGAGTCTCTGGTTAAGATCAAGAGCCTGGAGAACGGCCAGGTCCATTTTTCGGAGTAG
- a CDS encoding carboxymuconolactone decarboxylase family protein: MSLTTDKITAYKEEINRFGDSLPETAEAYHEFTGKALQNGVLDAKVKHLIALGVGLFANNEVCTFYHANEARAKGATDAEILEASAAASAAAAGHILSQGAIRVQQALDQI; this comes from the coding sequence ATGTCGTTGACAACTGACAAAATTACGGCCTATAAAGAAGAAATTAACCGCTTCGGGGATTCGCTTCCTGAGACGGCAGAAGCCTATCATGAGTTCACCGGCAAGGCATTGCAGAATGGGGTCCTTGATGCGAAGGTGAAGCACTTGATCGCTCTGGGAGTAGGTCTATTTGCCAACAACGAGGTTTGTACGTTTTATCATGCGAATGAGGCAAGAGCTAAGGGAGCAACGGATGCGGAGATTTTGGAAGCGTCGGCAGCTGCTTCAGCAGCTGCAGCCGGTCATATCCTGTCCCAAGGGGCTATCCGGGTTCAACAGGCTTTGGATCAGATTTAA